The segment tttaagttacataaataataatttaagaatgatgaaatataaaacagaaaagattCACGAACAAAAAACCTTTGGTGATAAATACTCTTCGATGGAAAGTTTagacaccacaaatttttaagtaagaaaaaaatttttttcaaaatttacattttagtttttcgattaaaaactattatcaatagagcaaaaaacctattacgcgggcgatagagttttttaatgcgcttcttttgagcctggtacgaagtctctcggttacttagttcgtaagttatgagcgttttttttttttcgccgatgaattcaagactgcggctgagcctatggctcctagcctccgtaaaaacttattttatgtgtgaaaataaaaatatgaaagataataatttgattttttaaatataatgaaatgtaCAATTGTTGTGGTCAAATGAGAATGCCTAATTATACCTGTGTTTATGGTTTACATGAAAACTGTCGCGGCACTCTCTCTGGCAGGTTTCTCTTTATTAGTTTAGAGTttcatgtatttcatttattaaaaatctttcaagtataaaacaacaataaaaacattgtaaaCATTGCAAATACAACAATTAGAAGCTACATAACTTGAAGGAACAAATTTagagtatatttattaataaaatggcaCAATTTGATAAACATCAGCTTGAGACAAGTGATCAAGAATTGTTTActgattcatttaatttttgttgggAACTTTTGAAAAGTAAAGAATATTATCTCAGTGAACGTGAGACCgatatattttcaaagatGTCATTAAATTATGGCCAAGATATGTATGATgccatgatgataattatcaacaaaattataaaatctaaTGAACATAAATCAAAAGTTGAATCCACAGAAATTATAACAGCAGAAGCCACTTGTGATTCAggttatgatgataattgtgATCAATtggatcaacaacaaaaacaacagcaAGTTGACAAAGTGAACATTGACATCGACAACAGTCAAGACAAGATGATATTAGAAAAACGGAAAATATCAGTTGATGAAATTCATTCAAAGAAGATGTTCAAAGAAGGTATGTTTTGAatgatgttgaatttattaaattgtcatttgatttaattgattttatttttcagataacaaaaacaataactgTGATGATTCAAGCAATgctgaaaatatacaaattgttTCTTCAaacgaaaatttaattaaaaaatcacatataattgtttttattaaaaaggaaaaaaaattatttacaaaagacAATATAACCACTAAAGATGAAATCGTGTcagatgatttaattgatgttaaaaaaattaataattcgaACGATCACTCATATGCACTAGATATAAAGTCAAATGAAATTTCCAATTTTTCtaaagataataatcaaagttACTCGAATGAAGTCATTGAAAGTGTTGGTTATCAAATAAACACAAGAATTCGTACTGGATCACTTgctcttaaaaaatatagtttccatacagaagaagatgatgatctAAGCTTTACCACAGACGAAAATTAccttgataatgatgataatgttgtaACAGCAGAAGCCACTTGTGATTCAggttatgatgataattgtgATCAATtggatcaacaacaaaaacaacagcaAGTTGACAAAGTGAACATTGACATCGACAACAGTCAAGACAAGATGATATTAGAAAAACGGAAAATATCAGTTGATGAAGTTCATTCAAAGAAGATGTTCAAAGAAGGTATGTTTTAAatgatgttgaatttatttgattgtcatttgattcaatttactttattttttagataaccaaaaaaattgcTGTGATGATTCAAGTAttactaaaaatatacaaattgtttctttaaatgaaaactcaattgaaaaatcacaTATAATTGTCTTtattaaaaaggaaaaaaaattatttacaaaagacAGTATAACCATTAAAGATGACATCGTGTCAGATGAGTTAattgatgttaataaaatgaataactcGAACGATCACTCATATGCACTAGATATAAAGTCAAATgaaatttccaatttttttgaagatCATAATCAAAGTTGCTCGAATGAAGTCATTGACAATGTTGAACatcaaaaaaacacaaaaattagtACTGGATCACTTGCTCTTACAAAGTATAGTTTTTGTGCAGGAAAAGACCATGGTCTAAGCTTTACCACAGACAAAAATTaccttgatgatgatgataatgttgatgatgatgatgttgatgatgacgatgttgatgatgatgatgatgttgttgatgatgatgatgatttccATCTTTATGTTGAtaacgatgatgatgacaatagCCTCAATCATAGTAAAAATCGTGaaggtaaaattaaaataattaatggaaTTTCTTATGACGAAAAAACACGTGTGGTCAAATTGGCAACAGAAAATCCAAATTGGTCATTAGATTTGTTAAGAGAACGGAGTGGATGTGGAGATATTAGACATCGCCGTCAAGTTGAAGTGTGGAAAGAACACATTGAACGAGGAGGAACTCTTCGTCAAAAAATGAACGTGGTAAATAACTGGGTTATAAATAAGTGCATTGAGAaccaaaaaaaaggagaagTAATTAcaaatgcaaaaattaaaacatggggacttgaagccaaaaaaatatttaaacctaAAAGTTTTACAGCAAGTGCTGTCTGGttaataaagttgaaaaaaaaccatgaaATTACTGGTAAACCAAATaatcttaaaattaattgtgacatgcaaaaacaaaaatcatttttatactcGAACATTTACGTTCCTCATGAAATGAAAGTTAAGGTTGTTAATCTTTCAAATGATAATCCACATTGGAGTTTAAAAATGCTAAGGGAACAAAGTGGGTGCAATAATCTTGAAAACATGAATCAACTCTACTATTGGAGAaaagttgttaaaaatttcaataagaAAAGAGCTACTAGTCTTTCTATAAGTTTAATgacttaataaattattaacttttgTTTATGACGATTCTAATTATAGACggtattttctattattatatttacatttacataACATTTtcgttcgtttttttttttcttgttcaattattttattatcattaatgaattaatgagTCAATTTggtgaattaataataattaattaattattaattattaattaataattcaattttgtcttttttttttttttatcattagcaatttttttttctgaataagatatattgttttttgaatGTTGTTTTTGACAATAAACTAACGTAAACTTTGTAAATGCAATGTAAAGTATcaatgaaattgtttttttttttttttttttcagtatttaCTCGGAACACTTACTTCAATTAGTTTTTTAGGACATATTTTTGTGTCCAGTATTATCTGAGTTTAAGAGTCAacgagtaattattttttttttgttgttatttttatttttttctttcttaaaAATACTACACATGGATTCACGACTGTTTGACTAATTTCTCACATGTTTTCTAAaaccaataaaatattatttaaaaaaaaattaaaattgattgttttttgaaCATCATAAGAACACGATTAACTATAGGTAAGATTTGaccatttgttattattttttttcctcatttaaAAACACAGCTACAGTATTtctatattattgaatttttttatttctcaacggagataataattagtatcgaaattatcaaattgtttaaattgttcTTTTGAACAAAAGTCATAGGTGGTAAGAGTCTGTCGTTACTATATAATATctatatgtattataatttCGATAGTCTGGACTGgatctataatatttttaggtaTAACATTATATTCAACTTAATTTTCAAGGCTCGTATTTTTTCGGCCGCCAAAAAATactgtttgaattttttttctataatataaaATGGTATGttgattggaaaaaaaaatatttcataatgaaattaaatgtacCTATACTTTGAactttttcataatatattgtttaaacacCCTTATCATAGGGCTGATACCGAACTCAGGCCCGAGCACCCCATGGTGCCCCCCGTCGCGGTTTATTGCAGATTATGGCCATTATGACCAtccgtatttttatttttctttgactcgtttcgtctagttttgccaaaatcaaaataagggacttagttttttttcgtaaaattttttttttccaagttttttgaagtaaaaaatctagctaagggaaataatgtagatattgattgtttggctataattaaagctaagcaaaaaatctagctaaatgaaaaatatagctaagtaaaataatgtagatattggttgtgtggctacaattacagctaagtaaaaaatctagctaagtaaaatatctagctgagtaaaatgatgtagatattgattgtttggctatgattaaagctaagtgaaaaatctagctaagtaaaataatgtagatattgattgcgtggctacaattacagctaagtaaaaaatctagctaagtaaaatcattattttatagatattggttgtgtggctacaattacagctaagtaaaaaatattgctaagtaaaataatgcaaataatgattgtgtggctacaattacagctaagtgaaaaatctagctaagtaaaaactTAAGCTAAGTAcaaaatttagctaagtaaaaaatctagctaagtaaaaatctagctaattaaaataatatagatattgattgtttggctacaattacagctaagtaaaaaatccagctaagtaaaaaattttgctggtaaaataatgtagatatctaagttttttttttttttaaatttaattttttttccaaagtccattatttttagcttggcaaaactagacaaaactagtcaataaataaaaataacaacggaCGGACATGGAAGCCAGAATGAACGATAAGTCACGTTCCGCCTCCCTGGAGCGCTTGGGCCTGAGTTCGGACGTTGCCTATCatagtgtatttaaaaatagattagTGTGgctttcttttgatttttttcaactgggAAGTATAGACACGACTTTAATCTGTTGATTTTCATCTTCTATCTCTTGACACTGACGACATTgaatatcttttattattatttttagttttttctctacattttttatttaaaattagctgttaatgattttatttatttttttataaatagaacCAATCGAACGTTGGACTACTTGCTGCTACTGTAATATTCATAGTGTcgctaataaataaatgtgtcGCACTTTATGGCGTTGTaagtatttatatgaaatatataaatatttttgttgactaGGTTCAAAATTAAGTTAACAGTCAATTGAAACGATAACATGtactaagaaatta is part of the Aphidius gifuensis isolate YNYX2018 linkage group LG1, ASM1490517v1, whole genome shotgun sequence genome and harbors:
- the LOC122860574 gene encoding myb-like protein D, giving the protein MAQFDKHQLETSDQELFTDSFNFCWELLKSKEYYLSERETDIFSKMSLNYGQDMYDAMMIIINKIIKSNEHKSKVESTEIITAEATCDSGYDDNCDQLDQQQKQQQVDKVNIDIDNSQDKMILEKRKISVDEIHSKKMFKEDNKNNNCDDSSNAENIQIEKKLFTKDNITTKDEIVSDDLIDVKKINNSNDHSYALDIKSNEISNFSKDNNQSYSNEVIESVGYQINTRIRTGSLALKKYSFHTEEDDDLSFTTDENYLDNDDNVVTAEATCDSGYDDNCDQLDQQQKQQQVDKVNIDIDNSQDKMILEKRKISVDEVHSKKMFKEENPNWSLDLLRERSGCGDIRHRRQVEVWKEHIERGGTLRQKMNVEEKLFTEQSITIKDEMLPVTDDSIDVDKINNSHDHSIGLGMKSNESSNSFNNNDQSCSNKVIDNVDHKKNTRISTGSLVPKKYSFSTEEDDELSSTADENDLDDNNIDLCNVA